The Sulfurospirillum deleyianum DSM 6946 nucleotide sequence TAGCTTTAATTCTCCAGTCGCTTTTACCGATGTACTCTTCAATGGTTTGAGTCGAATTGATATAGGTGGTATCTTCACTGAGTCCATAAATGTGCTCTCGTTGCATTTTGTGCGTGTGACGATAGAGAATAAAAGAGCGCATAACATCAAAATATCGAGCTTTATAAAGTTCTTGTTCAATCATATCTTGAAAGTCTTCAACGGCTGCAACACGTTTCTTTTCGATACGTTTTAGAATCTCTGTGTAGATACTTTCGTCGTACATCACCCCTTCACTTTTGAAAGCTTTTTTAATTGCATCTTCAATTTTGTAAGGTTGAAATTCTTCTGTTGTGCCATCGCGTTTAAGTACTTTGGTTAGCATGATTATCCTAGATTTAAAAGTAAACTTGATTATAGTCAGACTAAAATTTAAAGAAACTTAATAATTAAGGTGAAACGAATATGTCACAGCTCTAAAATGGAGCATTTTTTTAAAAATTTATTAATTGATTTAACAGCCATTTTTTCAATTATTAAATCAATTTTTTCTTATAAAATATAAAAGTATTAAACTAATTTTTATATTTTATTTATTTTTCGCTTAATACGTATTTTAGTGCCTCTTTTACATGTAAAAGAGTTGTATCAAACAGCGGTAAATGAGAGCTTTCTTGATTGAGTAAAAGACCAATTTCGGTGCATCCTAAAATGACAGAATCAATTTCATCGTTTTGACGTTTTAGCGCATGAATAATTTCAATAAAAGAGTCTCTTGAAGCCGTTTCTATTTTACCGATACACAGCTCATCAAAGATAATGCGATTGATGGTTTCAATAGCGTTTTTATCTGGGATGATAATCTCAATGGAGTGTTGATTTAAAATGTCTGTATAAAACGTTTCTTGCATGGTAAATTTTGTGCCCAATAAGATACTTTTTTTCGCACCATTTTCATTTAGCGCATGGGCTGTTGCTTCTGCGATATGCAAAAAAGGGGTTTGAATGAAGGGTGTTACAAGAGGTAAAATTTTATGCATCGTATTGGTGCAAAGGAGTATTATATCGACACCTGCACGTTCAAGTGAAATAGCAGCTTCTTTAATAATCTGAGCTGTTTCTTCCCATTTTCCCTCTTTTTGAAACTGAGCAATAGGTGCAAAATCAACTGAGTATAAGACAACTTTAGCGCTATGAAGCCCACCTAAACGCTCTTTTATACCTTCATTGAGCAGTGTGTAATAACTGAGTGTTGATTCCCAACTCATGCCACCAATGAGTCCGATCGTTTTCATGTTTGCCCTTTACATGTAAAGAATCACACCATACTTTTTAAGGTATGGTGTGTGTGAATAGTTATTGACATCCCTCACATTCAATGCTACGATCAATCGCTTCAAGTTTGTTTTCAGGCGATTGTGAACGGAGATAATAGGTCGATTTAATACCTAGTTTCCACGCAAGCATGTAAATATCATTGAGGTATTTACCACTGGCTTTATCGAGTGTGATGAAAATATTAAGGCTCTGTCCTTGATCGATCCATTTTTGACGAATGGCGCCTGCTTTGACTAAAATTCTTTGGTCGAGTTCATACGCAGGTGTGTAAAATGTCCATGTATTTGGATTGAGATTTGGTGCAACCACAGGAATCATTCCTGAGAGATTTTCTTCAAACCATTTGCGTTTATAAACAGGCTCAATGGTTTGGGTCGTTCCTACTAAAATGGAGATGGAACTTGTCGGTGCAATCGCCATCAGATAGCCATTACGCATACCATTATTTTTCACTTTTTCTCTTAAACTTTCCCAGTCATACATGTAACCAAAAAGCCCGCCCCTATCAACCAGTTTTTTTGCTTCTTCATTGGCTGTGTCAATAGGAAAAATGCCTTTACTCCACTTTGAACCACTAAATTCTGGGTAAACCCCTTTTTCAATGGCAAGATTTGAGGAGGCTAAAATGGCGTTGTAACTAATTGCTTCCATCACTTCATCAATTTTGCTAAAGTGCTCATAGCTTCCCCACTCAATCCCTTTTTCAGCGAGCATTTGCGCTTCGCCCATGACGCCTAGACCAACGGCACGGGATTTAAGGTTCGTGTGTTTGACTTTTGCATGAGGATAGAAGTTTAAGTCAATGACATTATCGAGCATTCGAATAGCAATCGGAAGGACTCGCTCTATATCTTCTTTGGTGTGAATTTTAGAGAGATTGACACTGGCAAGATTACACACAGCCGTTTTTCCCTCAATCATCTCTTTTTCAACAATAAAAATATCTTTGCCATCAATACTATCCAATGCCGTTATTTTTTTAGCCTCTTTGGTAATGCCACTGTCTACTTTGACCAAGTCTCTCTCTTCATAGGTGATGAATGTTTGATCGTTAAAAACAATTTTGATTTTGTAGTGATTAGGCTGTGTATTTTGAAAAATTTCGGTACACAAGTTAGAACTTCGAATAATGCCTGCATGGTCGTTTGGATTGACTTTATTGGCACTGTCTTTAAAGCACAAGAAAGGACTTCCACTCTCAAAATAGCTGGTTAATATCTTTTTCCACAACTCTTTAGCAAGAATATACTCTTTTGTTACGCTCTCATCATGCTCGTAGGCACTATAACGTCGCTCAAACTCTTCACCATAGACTTCACATAAATCAGGCGTTTGGGCTGGGTCAAAAAGTGTCCACATAGCATTACTCTCTACACGCTTCATAAAGAGATCATTAATCCAAAGCGCTGGGAAAAGCTCATGGGCTCTACGTCTCTCTTCTCCTGAATTTTTCTTCAAGTCCAAAAAGTCAGAGATGTCCATATGCCATGGCTCTAAATAAACAGCGATAGCCCCTTTGCGTGTGCCTAGTTGATCAACCGCAACGGCAATGTCATTGGTGATTTTAAGAAACGGTATAACGCCACCTGCGGCATTTTTATGCCCATCTATCATACCACCCATGGAACGAACTAAATTCCAATCCCAACCAATGCCTCCACCAAATTTACTTAAAAGTGACATCTCTTTATAGGAGTCAAAAATTCCTTCGATGTTATCGGGCGTACTTCCAATGTAGCAAGAGCTTAATTGATGACGTGTTGTCCTTGCATTAGAAAGTGTAGGTGTAGCTAGCATCACTTCAAATTTACTGATGACATCGTAAAATTTCTTTGCCCAATCTTGTGAGTTGAGTTCATTTTGTGCCAAGAACATCGAAATCGCCATAAACATATGTTGTGGCAACTCAATAGGCTTTCCCTCTTTGTTTTTAATCAAATAACGGTCATGAAGGGTTTTAATGCCAAGATAGTTAAATTGAAGGTCACGTTCAGGTTGAATGTAGGCTTCCAAATCTGCAAGGTCATACTTTTCTTTTAATCCTAAGGCAATGCGTCCCTCTTTTTCACATCGCTCAAAATACTCTTTAAAACTGCCATAACCTGTAAAGCCACTTACTTTATGGTAAAGGTCGTATAAAAAGAGTCGTGCGGCAACAAAGGTCCAGTTGGGTCGGTCAATGTCGATTTTATCAACCGCTGTTTTAATCAGCGTTTTTTGAATCTCTTCGGTAGTGATTTTATCGCGAAATTGAATTTTCGCATCAACTTCGAGTTCACTCTGAGAGACATTATCCAGCCCTTTAATGGCGGAGCTGGTATATTTTTGAATTTTTGAGATATCAAGTGGTTCTATGCGACCATTACGCTTTTGTACGGTAAGCATTATAGAAAGACCCTTCCAAATATTTTATCAATATTTTTAGTGTAATACATATAGTCAAAACACTCTCTAATTTCTTCTTCGCTAAGTTTGGCTCTTAAGTCCTCATCGCTTAAAAGGTTTTGAAGGTATAAGCTCTCTTTGTTTTCATTGAGGGCTGGTTTGCCTTGCTGTAAATCTGCCCAGACTTTCATGGCATTGCGTTGAACGATTTTATAAGCATCTTCACGAGAAACACCTTTAAGAGGAAGTTCAAGTAAAATGCGTTGAGAAAAGACAAGTCCACCTGTAAGGTTAAGATTTTTCATCATATTTTCTGGGTAGACCACAAGTTTTGAGATAACGCTGTTGAGTCTGTGTAACATGAAATCGGTGGTAATAAATCCATCGGGTAAGATAAAACGTTCAACAGAACTATGGCTGATGTCTCTCTCATGCCACAATGCCACATTCTCCATTGCTGGGATGGCGTAAGAGCGAATCATACGGCAGAGTCCTGTTATGTTTTCACTGAGGACGGGATTGCGTTTGTGAGGCATTGCAGAGCTTCCTTTTTGACCTTGCTCAAAAAACTCTTCGCACTCATACACTTCGGTGCGTTGGTAGTGACGAACGGCTACGGCAATCTTTTCACAACTTGAGGCCAAAAGCGCTAACGCATTCATCAAAGCAGCGTAGCGGTCTCGTTGAATGACTTGATTGGAAACGGGGGCTGGTTTGAGACCTAACTCTTCACAGACCAACTCTTCTAGTTCAATCGGAGAGTGTGCCATATTGCCCATGGCGCCACTGATTTGTCCTACGGAGATAACATCCATGACATTTTCAAGATTGGTCAAACTTCGTTTAATCTCTTCATACCAAATAGCAAGCACCAAACCAAAGGTAATAGGCTCTCCATGAATACCGTGGCTTCGTCCAACCATTAAGGTCATTTTGTGTTCCATGGCTCTTTTTTTCAAAGATTCCATAAGTATTTTGACATCATCAATGATTACATGTAAAGAGTCACGCATTTGAAGTGCAACGGCAGTATCAATACAATCTGAACTAGTCATACCATAGTGTACCCATCTGCTCTCTTCACCTAGACTATCCGCCACACTGGTTAAAAAAGCAATCACATCGTGACGAGTAACTTTTTCAATCTCATCAATACGTGCAATATCAAATTTTGCATTATTTACAATTTTTTCGCAATCGCTATCAGGAATCAATCCTAATTTATTCCATGCTTTCGTGGCGGCTTTCTCAACTTTGAGCCATGCATCGTATTTTGCCTCAATCGTCCAGTGCTTTTTCATCTCTTCTCTAGCGTAACGCTCTACCATAGTTTTTCCTTATCTGTTTGTGATTTTTCTGTGATAAAATACTGAGAGTTTATCCATAAAATCGTGTTTTATGCGATGGTAAATTTTAACAATTTCGGACTAAAAAAGGGTTGAATTTTGGCATATATTTTGAAAAACTTTTTTCTTGAAAAACCCACTCCTGCTTTTCGATTTCTTATGGATACATTTGGTATCAGTATGAAAGAAGCGCAAAAAATTATTGATAAGCGACGGGTCTTTGTTGAAGATGAACAGCTCATGCGCAAATCAACTTTGATTTCTGGAAAGATTGGTGTGGTTGTGTTTGAGGGAGATTCTAAAGGGTTGCGTCCTATTTTTGAAACAGAAGATTTTGCGGTGTTTGATAAACCTAGTGGCGTGATGATCCATCCAAGAAAGCGAAGCGATGGTTACACGCTTAATGATGAGATTAAATCGCTTTATGGTAAAGATGCCAATGCGGCGCATCGCATTGATAAAAGTACAAGTGGGTTGGTTTTGGTGGGAAAACATAAGCAATCAGAAATTGCGCTTAAAGAGATTTTTGCAACACGTAAAGTTCAAAAGAGTTATATCGCATTGGTGAAAGGGCATCTGAAAGAGGAACTTTTGATTGATGAAAAATTGAAGCGTGATGTGGAAACGAGTCAAATTCGTCTGAAAGTTCATGTGGATGAGAGAGGCAAACCGTCTCAAACCAAAGTGATTCCCCTGCACTATTTTGAAGATAAAGATGCGACACTGGTACAAGCTTTTCCCTATACCGGAAGACAACACCAAATTCGTGTTCATTTGTTCCACGTGAAACATCCCATTGTGGGTGATATGATTTATGGGGTAGAAGAAGAAGATGCTGAGCGTTATTTGGATGGAAGCATGAGTGCAGAAGAACAGTATGAAAAGACATTGAGTTCACGGCTTCTTTTACATGCTTATTCGCTCTCGTTTAATTTTAAAGGAGTTGATTATACGATAGAGTCAACCATAGATGTTAAAAATGAATTTTATGCATTAATGAAAGATTGAAATGAAAAAAGTTTTTTTTAATGAAGAGCGTGTCACTCCTACTAAAATAGTCTGTGTGGGACGTAATTATGTGGAGCATATTTATGAGCTAAAAAATGAAATGCC carries:
- a CDS encoding RluA family pseudouridine synthase — encoded protein: MAYILKNFFLEKPTPAFRFLMDTFGISMKEAQKIIDKRRVFVEDEQLMRKSTLISGKIGVVVFEGDSKGLRPIFETEDFAVFDKPSGVMIHPRKRSDGYTLNDEIKSLYGKDANAAHRIDKSTSGLVLVGKHKQSEIALKEIFATRKVQKSYIALVKGHLKEELLIDEKLKRDVETSQIRLKVHVDERGKPSQTKVIPLHYFEDKDATLVQAFPYTGRQHQIRVHLFHVKHPIVGDMIYGVEEEDAERYLDGSMSAEEQYEKTLSSRLLLHAYSLSFNFKGVDYTIESTIDVKNEFYALMKD
- a CDS encoding aspartate/glutamate racemase family protein; the protein is MKTIGLIGGMSWESTLSYYTLLNEGIKERLGGLHSAKVVLYSVDFAPIAQFQKEGKWEETAQIIKEAAISLERAGVDIILLCTNTMHKILPLVTPFIQTPFLHIAEATAHALNENGAKKSILLGTKFTMQETFYTDILNQHSIEIIIPDKNAIETINRIIFDELCIGKIETASRDSFIEIIHALKRQNDEIDSVILGCTEIGLLLNQESSHLPLFDTTLLHVKEALKYVLSEK
- the purB gene encoding adenylosuccinate lyase, whose product is MVERYAREEMKKHWTIEAKYDAWLKVEKAATKAWNKLGLIPDSDCEKIVNNAKFDIARIDEIEKVTRHDVIAFLTSVADSLGEESRWVHYGMTSSDCIDTAVALQMRDSLHVIIDDVKILMESLKKRAMEHKMTLMVGRSHGIHGEPITFGLVLAIWYEEIKRSLTNLENVMDVISVGQISGAMGNMAHSPIELEELVCEELGLKPAPVSNQVIQRDRYAALMNALALLASSCEKIAVAVRHYQRTEVYECEEFFEQGQKGSSAMPHKRNPVLSENITGLCRMIRSYAIPAMENVALWHERDISHSSVERFILPDGFITTDFMLHRLNSVISKLVVYPENMMKNLNLTGGLVFSQRILLELPLKGVSREDAYKIVQRNAMKVWADLQQGKPALNENKESLYLQNLLSDEDLRAKLSEEEIRECFDYMYYTKNIDKIFGRVFL
- a CDS encoding ribonucleoside-diphosphate reductase subunit alpha, yielding MLTVQKRNGRIEPLDISKIQKYTSSAIKGLDNVSQSELEVDAKIQFRDKITTEEIQKTLIKTAVDKIDIDRPNWTFVAARLFLYDLYHKVSGFTGYGSFKEYFERCEKEGRIALGLKEKYDLADLEAYIQPERDLQFNYLGIKTLHDRYLIKNKEGKPIELPQHMFMAISMFLAQNELNSQDWAKKFYDVISKFEVMLATPTLSNARTTRHQLSSCYIGSTPDNIEGIFDSYKEMSLLSKFGGGIGWDWNLVRSMGGMIDGHKNAAGGVIPFLKITNDIAVAVDQLGTRKGAIAVYLEPWHMDISDFLDLKKNSGEERRRAHELFPALWINDLFMKRVESNAMWTLFDPAQTPDLCEVYGEEFERRYSAYEHDESVTKEYILAKELWKKILTSYFESGSPFLCFKDSANKVNPNDHAGIIRSSNLCTEIFQNTQPNHYKIKIVFNDQTFITYEERDLVKVDSGITKEAKKITALDSIDGKDIFIVEKEMIEGKTAVCNLASVNLSKIHTKEDIERVLPIAIRMLDNVIDLNFYPHAKVKHTNLKSRAVGLGVMGEAQMLAEKGIEWGSYEHFSKIDEVMEAISYNAILASSNLAIEKGVYPEFSGSKWSKGIFPIDTANEEAKKLVDRGGLFGYMYDWESLREKVKNNGMRNGYLMAIAPTSSISILVGTTQTIEPVYKRKWFEENLSGMIPVVAPNLNPNTWTFYTPAYELDQRILVKAGAIRQKWIDQGQSLNIFITLDKASGKYLNDIYMLAWKLGIKSTYYLRSQSPENKLEAIDRSIECEGCQ